In Rhinoraja longicauda isolate Sanriku21f chromosome 39, sRhiLon1.1, whole genome shotgun sequence, one DNA window encodes the following:
- the LOC144611222 gene encoding putative G-protein coupled receptor 139, translating to MKTIVTDYSFFLLPSIIQAEMIYYPIIAVFGILANVISIVILSRGKCGLSKCVSRYLVAMAAGDLLVAVIDVLLYRINHLYFPTTFLFITQVCSFHRALNHAVTDISVWLTLSFTFDRYLMICGHKLRSRFCTEKTAASVIATVCTLFCFKNIPWYFAFEPAVTVHNVAWGCYTKQEYITETTWISFAWIHRCFSPLLPMFLITLLNALTVGHILMASRVRKNLRGSKNGANQNDAEMESRRKSIILLFAISGNFIVLWMTYFIFFLCLQITKRFYNTGYSDPFFIADETSYMLLLLSCCTNTCIYAVTQSKFRKELKSGMKYLPIIMFKRVKDGSQCRNSKQ from the exons ATGAAAACTATAGTCACCGATTATTCGTTTTTTCTGCTGCCTTCTATAATCCAGGCAGAAATGATTTACTACCCGATTATAGCAGTGTTTGGAATTCTGG CTAATGTGATATCGATAGTGATCCTgtcgcggggaaagtgcggcctctccaaatGTGTATCACGCTATCTTGTAGCCATGGCTGCCGGGGATCTGCTGGTTGCTGTAATTGACGTTTTACTTTATCGTATCAATCATCTATATTTCCCCACAACTTTTCTCTTCATTACTCAAGTGTGTTCCTTCCACCGGGCCCTTAATCACGCAGTCACAGACATTTCCGTGTGGTTAACACTCTCTTTCACATTTGATCGATATTTGATGATTTGTGGCCACAAGCTGAGATCCAGATTTTGCACCGAGAAAACTGCAGCCAGTGTGATAGCAACTGTGTGTACGCTGTTCTGCTTCAAAAACATCCCCTGGTACTTTGCATTTGAACCTGCTGTGACTGTGCATAATGTAGCATGGGGCTGTTATACAAAACAAGAATACATCACTGAAACCACCTGGATATCATTCGCATGGATTCACCGATGTTTCAGCCCTCTGCTCCCAATGTTCCTGATAACACTGCTCAATGCTCTGACAGTCGGGCACATTTTAATGGCCAGTCGAGTCCGCAAGAATCTGAGAGGCAGCAAGAATGGTGCGAATCAGAATGATGCCGAGATGGAAAGCAGAAGGAAGTCAATCATCTTGCTATTTGCAATTTCGGGCAACTTCATTGTGCTTTGGATgacatattttatatttttcctCTGCTTACAGATAACAAAGCGGTTTTATAATACCGGTTACAGTGACCCGTTCTTCATCGCGGACGAAACCAGCTACATGTTACTGCTTTTGAGTTGCTGCACAAACACGTGTATTTACGCCGTAACTCAGTCTAAATTCAGAAAGGAACTGAAGAGCGGGATGAAATATCTGCCGATAATAATGTTTAAACGTGTCAAGGATGGAAGCCAATGTAGAAACTCTAAGCAATAA
- the LOC144611223 gene encoding putative G-protein coupled receptor 139 — protein sequence MKTIFTDYPFFLLHFIIQAEMIYYPIIALFGILANVISMAILSRGKCGLSKCVSRYLVAMAAADLLVAVFDVLLYRINHLYFPTTFLFITQVCSFQRAINHVVTDISVWLTLSFTFDRYLMICCHKLRSRFCTEKTAARVIATVCTLFCFKNIPWYFAFEPGETVHNVAWGCYTKQEYITETTWISFAWIHRCFSPLLPMFLITLLNALTVGHILMASRVRKHLRVSKNGANQNDAEMESRRKSIILLFAISGNFIVLWMTYFICFLCLQITKRFYITGYSDPFLIADETSYMLLLLSCCTNTCIYAVTQSKFREELKSGLKYLPIIMFKRVKEGSQCRNSKQ from the exons ATGAAAACTATATTCACCGATTATCCGTTTTTTCTGCTGCATTTTATAATCCAGGCAGAAATGATTTACTACCCGATTATAGCATTGTTTGGAATTTTGG CTAATGTGATATCGATggcgatcctgtcccggggaaagtgcggcctctccaaatGTGTATCACGCTATCTTGTagccatggcagcggcggatctgTTGGTTGCTGTATTTGACGTTTTACTTTATCGTATCAATCATCTATATTTCCCCACAACTTTTCTCTTCATTACTCAAGTGTGTTCCTTCCAGCGGGCCATTAACCACGTAGTCACAGACATTTCCGTGTGGTTAACACTCTCGTTCACATTTGATCGATATTTGATGATTTGTTGCCACAAGCTGAGATCCAGATTTTGCACCGAGAAAACTGCAGCCAGGGTGATAGCAACTGTATGTACGCTGTTCTGCTTCAAAAACATCCCCTGGTACTTTGCATTTGAACCTGGTGAGACTGTGCATAATGTAGCATGGGGCTGTTATACAAAACAAGAATACATCACTGAAACCACCTGGATATCATTCGCATGGATTCACCGATGTTTCAGCCCTCTGCTCCCAATGTTCCTGATAACACTGCTCAATGCTCTGACAGTCGGGCACATTTTAATGGCCAGTCGAGTCCGCAAGCATCTGAGAGTCAGCAAGAATGGTGCGAATCAGAATGATGCCGAGATGGAAAGCAGAAGGAAGTCAATCATCTTGCTCTTTGCAATTTCGGGCAACTTCATTGTGCTTTGGATGacgtattttatatgtttcctctGCTTACAGATAACAAAGCGGTTTTATATTACCGGTTACAGCGACCCGTTCCTCATCGCGGACGAAACCAGCTACATGTTACTGCTTTTGAGTTGCTGCACAAACACTTGTATTTACGCCGTAACTCAGTCTAAATTCAGAGAGGAACTGAAGAGCGGGTTGAAATATCTGCCGATAATAATGTTTAAACGTGTCAAGGAAGGAAGCCAATGTAGAAACTCTAAGCAATAA